In the genome of Actinomadura graeca, one region contains:
- the pgeF gene encoding peptidoglycan editing factor PgeF, with the protein MIRHDVITAVALGAGAGAGFTGRAGGVSTAPYDSLNLGGAVGDDPAAVGANRRHAAAALGIDPGRTVWMRQVHSADVAFVTAPALPDPVDAVVTTVPGLALAVLVADCAPVLLADTAAGVVGAAHSGRPGTAAGVVPALLKEMCARGADPARIRAAIGPAACGGCYEVPEEMRDEVAAVVPAAYATTSRGTPGLDIRAGIVAQLAAGGVGDIRVDPRCTIETRGLFSYRRDGRTGRFAGYVWLKDG; encoded by the coding sequence GTGATCCGGCACGACGTGATCACCGCCGTCGCCCTGGGCGCCGGCGCCGGCGCCGGGTTCACCGGCCGGGCCGGCGGAGTGAGCACCGCCCCCTACGACTCCCTGAACCTCGGCGGCGCGGTCGGCGACGACCCCGCGGCGGTCGGCGCCAACCGGCGGCACGCCGCCGCGGCCCTCGGCATCGACCCCGGCCGCACCGTCTGGATGCGGCAGGTGCACAGCGCCGACGTCGCCTTCGTCACCGCCCCCGCCCTCCCCGACCCCGTCGACGCGGTCGTCACCACCGTCCCCGGCCTCGCCCTCGCCGTCCTCGTCGCCGACTGCGCGCCCGTGCTGCTGGCCGACACCGCCGCCGGCGTCGTCGGCGCCGCCCACTCGGGCCGTCCCGGCACCGCCGCCGGGGTCGTCCCGGCGCTGCTGAAGGAGATGTGCGCGCGGGGCGCCGACCCCGCCCGGATCCGCGCGGCGATCGGCCCGGCCGCGTGCGGCGGCTGCTACGAGGTCCCCGAGGAGATGCGCGACGAGGTCGCCGCGGTCGTCCCCGCCGCGTACGCCACCACGTCCAGGGGCACCCCCGGGCTCGACATCCGCGCCGGGATCGTGGCGCAGCTCGCCGCCGGAGGCGTCGGCGACATCCGGGTCGACCCCCGCTGCACCATCGAGACCCGCGGCCTGTTCTCCTACCGCCGCGACGGCCGCACCGGCCGGTTCGCCGGATATGTCTGGCTCAAGGACGGCTGA
- a CDS encoding YggS family pyridoxal phosphate-dependent enzyme, which translates to MTGPRPAAVPDGRRAELAEGLAEVRARIAAACDAAGRDPGDVTLIAVTKTFPASDVRLLAGLGLTEVGENRDQEARPKAEACADLPLTWHFVGRLQTNKARAVAGYADVVHSVDRARLVTALSDAAGRAGRTLRCLVQVSLDEPPPQEGGGRGGAAPSAVPRLADAVAGAAHLELGGVMAVAPLGADPLPAFARLAEVAEAVRRDHPSATVLSAGMSGDLEEAVACGATHLRVGTALLGGRRAIVR; encoded by the coding sequence ATGACCGGCCCGCGCCCGGCGGCGGTCCCGGACGGGCGCCGCGCCGAGCTGGCGGAGGGTCTCGCCGAGGTCCGGGCCCGCATCGCCGCCGCGTGCGACGCCGCCGGGCGCGACCCCGGCGACGTCACGCTGATCGCGGTGACGAAGACCTTCCCCGCGTCCGATGTGCGGCTGCTGGCCGGTCTCGGTCTCACCGAGGTCGGCGAGAACCGCGACCAGGAGGCGCGGCCGAAGGCCGAGGCGTGCGCGGACCTCCCGCTGACCTGGCATTTCGTCGGGCGGCTGCAGACCAACAAGGCCCGGGCGGTCGCCGGGTACGCGGACGTCGTCCACTCCGTCGACCGGGCAAGGCTCGTCACCGCGCTGTCGGACGCCGCCGGCCGTGCCGGGCGCACCCTGCGCTGTCTCGTCCAGGTCTCGCTCGACGAGCCGCCCCCGCAGGAGGGAGGGGGACGCGGCGGCGCGGCCCCGTCCGCCGTGCCGCGGCTCGCCGACGCCGTCGCGGGCGCGGCGCACCTGGAGCTCGGCGGGGTGATGGCGGTCGCGCCGCTCGGCGCCGACCCGCTGCCCGCCTTCGCCCGGCTCGCCGAGGTCGCCGAGGCCGTGCGCCGGGACCACCCGTCCGCGACCGTGCTGTCGGCCGGGATGAGCGGTGATCTGGAGGAGGCCGTCGCGTGCGGCGCGACACACCTGCGGGTCGGTACGGCGTTGCTCGGAGGCCGACGGGCAATCGTCAGGTAA
- a CDS encoding cell division protein SepF: MASAMRKMAVYLGLVEDDRYDDKYGKYDDYDEYEVYDEETDTGQGRRREDESGGQLTRAEDAPDRDRDHHATSTVERRSVALYESGTTDLARITTLHPRTYNEARTIGEHFREGTPVIMNLTEMVDSDAKRLVDFAAGLVFGLHGSIERVTNKVFLLSPANVEVTAEDKARMAERGFFNQS, encoded by the coding sequence ATGGCCAGCGCGATGCGCAAGATGGCGGTGTACCTCGGCCTCGTGGAGGACGACCGCTACGACGACAAGTACGGCAAGTACGACGACTACGACGAGTACGAGGTCTACGACGAGGAGACCGACACCGGTCAGGGCCGCCGCCGCGAGGACGAATCCGGCGGTCAGCTTACCCGAGCCGAGGACGCGCCGGACCGCGATCGCGATCATCACGCCACGTCCACCGTCGAGCGACGCTCCGTGGCGCTCTACGAGTCCGGTACCACCGACCTTGCGCGTATCACTACGCTGCACCCTAGGACCTACAACGAGGCAAGGACCATCGGGGAGCACTTCCGTGAGGGAACGCCGGTGATCATGAACCTGACCGAGATGGTCGACAGCGACGCCAAGCGTCTGGTCGACTTCGCGGCAGGTCTCGTATTCGGCCTGCACGGGAGCATCGAGCGTGTTACCAACAAGGTGTTCCTCCTGTCGCCCGCCAACGTGGAGGTGACGGCGGAGGACAAGGCCCGGATGGCAGAACGAGGGTTCTTCAACCAAAGCTGA
- a CDS encoding YggT family protein, which yields MNIVGDVLLYVLYFFLLFLIGRLILEVLQSFARQWKPTGVVLVIAEATYTITDPPLKLLRRFIPPLRLGNVALDLSFTFLILVVWVMIIFVQRL from the coding sequence GTGAACATCGTCGGAGACGTACTGCTGTACGTGTTGTACTTCTTCCTCCTCTTTCTCATCGGGAGGTTGATCCTCGAAGTCCTGCAGTCGTTCGCCCGGCAATGGAAGCCGACCGGGGTGGTGCTCGTGATCGCCGAGGCGACCTACACCATCACCGATCCGCCACTGAAACTGCTGAGGCGTTTCATCCCGCCCCTCCGGCTGGGTAACGTGGCGCTGGACCTGAGCTTCACCTTCCTCATCCTTGTGGTCTGGGTCATGATCATCTTCGTGCAGAGGCTCTGA
- a CDS encoding DivIVA domain-containing protein, with translation MPLTPADVRNKQFSTTRLRPGYDEEEVDAFLDEVEAELDRLIQENEELRAKLAECLRGKVPAMAAPIVEPKPDVQKIPEPPRPEPQPQPEPEPVMGLGMAPAPTGEDNMDTAARVLALAQQTADQAIADARREADETLGRARREAEEILGKARRQADQIVSEARSRAEALDRDAQERHRQVMGSLVQQREELEREVDNLRAFEREYRSRLKVYLEGQLRDLEAGSTETGAFAAVPGAAAQQAAPQGSPQTGPQSVVPHAENRNGAAGAAPSGPSPFPQPAEPAQQIQHSATGAFHSGGGDNPPHERR, from the coding sequence ATGCCGCTGACACCCGCCGATGTGCGGAACAAGCAGTTCAGTACCACCAGGCTGAGGCCGGGGTACGACGAGGAGGAGGTGGACGCCTTCCTCGACGAGGTCGAGGCCGAGCTGGACCGCCTCATCCAGGAGAACGAGGAGCTTCGGGCCAAGCTCGCCGAGTGCCTGCGCGGCAAGGTCCCCGCCATGGCGGCCCCGATCGTGGAGCCGAAGCCCGACGTCCAGAAGATCCCTGAGCCGCCGCGCCCGGAGCCGCAGCCGCAGCCCGAGCCGGAGCCCGTCATGGGCCTCGGCATGGCGCCCGCGCCCACCGGTGAGGACAACATGGACACCGCCGCGCGCGTCCTCGCGCTCGCGCAGCAGACCGCGGACCAGGCCATCGCCGACGCGCGCCGCGAGGCCGACGAGACGCTCGGCCGCGCCCGCCGGGAGGCCGAGGAGATCCTCGGCAAGGCGCGCCGCCAGGCCGACCAGATCGTCAGCGAGGCCCGCTCGCGCGCCGAGGCCCTGGACCGCGACGCCCAGGAGCGGCACCGCCAGGTCATGGGCTCGCTCGTGCAGCAGCGCGAGGAGCTCGAACGCGAGGTCGACAACCTGCGCGCGTTCGAGCGCGAGTACCGCAGCCGCCTGAAGGTGTACCTGGAGGGCCAGCTGCGCGACCTGGAGGCAGGCAGCACCGAGACCGGCGCGTTCGCCGCCGTCCCGGGAGCCGCCGCGCAGCAGGCCGCGCCCCAGGGCAGCCCGCAGACCGGCCCGCAGAGCGTCGTCCCCCACGCCGAGAACCGCAACGGCGCCGCCGGGGCCGCCCCGTCCGGCCCGTCGCCGTTCCCGCAGCCCGCCGAGCCGGCCCAGCAGATCCAGCACTCGGCGACCGGCGCGTTCCACTCGGGCGGCGGCGACAACCCGCCGCACGAGAGGCGCTGA